Proteins encoded by one window of Sardina pilchardus chromosome 7, fSarPil1.1, whole genome shotgun sequence:
- the LOC134087219 gene encoding ERBB receptor feedback inhibitor 1: protein MEVCLSMATSKPFWDPHETNNLYFCLDAETMEQKFRTHYRDSSMGYEESSMQSYQEGDQVVPSFKRLSVYEHIPPHSSPRATKPLPPLPDPSDLSSDEGVDNEVEFFTSTDDRQCLVPEHRSKALAFRYAASGRRSYRGCGQVNYAYYEGTKSACAPGQEKLYAHKQPRELPLPRDCARQPDRTQRRLRRTASLRLFGHGQLQDKPEVPPRIPIPPLPAKSSELRHRWSALVPSAPPSDGDEDDDKPPQVPPREPIPRPYARAPSPKSLPIYVNGVMPPTQSFAPNPKYVSRAPHRPPQEAATPPHNPCILPIMEEGKKASTTHYFLLPHRPAYVDRYARFLREAECETTTEGGCS, encoded by the exons ATGGAGGTGTGTCTCAGCATGGCCACAAGCAAACCCTTCTGGGATCCTCATGAAACAAACAA tTTGTACTTTTGCCTTGATGCGGAAACCATGGAACAGAAGTTCAGAACACACTACAGAGACTCCTCTATGGGATATGAGG AAAGCTCCATGCAAAGTTATCAGGAGGGTGACCAAGTGGTCCCTTCATTCAAAAGACTGTCTGTGTACGAGCACATTCCCCCGCACTCTTCCCCAAGAGCTACCAAGCCGCTACCTCCTCTCCCGGACCCGTCCGACTTGTCCTCTGACGAAGGGGTGGACAACGAGGTGGAGTTCTTCACCAGCACGGATGACCGGCAGTGCCTGGTGCCGGAGCACCGCTCCAAAGCTCTGGCCTTTCGATACGCCGCATCCGGCCGTCGGAGCTACCGTGGCTGCGGCCAGGTCAACTATGCCTACTACGAGGGCACCAAGTCTGCCTGCGCTCCGGGCCAAGAGAAACTGTACGCCCACAAGCAGCCGCGAGAGCTGCCCCTGCCCAGAGACTGCGCCAGGCAGCCGGACCGGACCCAGCGCCGGCTGCGTCGGACGGCCAGCCTGAGGCTGTTCGGCCACGGCCAGCTGCAGGACAAGCCCGAGGTCCCGCCGCGCATTCCCATCCCACCGCTTCCTGCCAAGAGCTCGGAGCTCCGGCACCGCTGGTCAGCATTAGTCCCGTCGGCGCCGCCCAGTGACGGCGACGAGGATGACGACAAGCCGCCCCAAGTCCCCCCTCGGGAGCCCATCCCACGGCCCTACGCCCGCGCCCCAAGCCCCAAGAGCCTCCCCATCTATGTCAACGGGGTGATGCCTCCCACACAGAGCTTCGCTCCCAACCCCAAGTACGTCAGCAGGGCCCCCCACAGGCCTCCCCAGGAGGCCGCGACCCCGCCCCACAACCCCTGCATACTGCCCATCATGGAGGAGGGCAAGAAAGCCAGCACCACCCATTACTTCCTCCTTCCCCATCGACCGGCGTACGTGGATCGCTACGCCAGATTTCTCAGGGAGGCTGAGTGCGAGACGACGACTGAGGGGGGCTGCAGCTAA